A portion of the Bubalus kerabau isolate K-KA32 ecotype Philippines breed swamp buffalo chromosome 1, PCC_UOA_SB_1v2, whole genome shotgun sequence genome contains these proteins:
- the LOC129652631 gene encoding uncharacterized protein LOC129652631, translated as MEVQTTPVSVRPQTTLVSVETQTIEVRDEMEDRRQREEEKQVSPIYPWDHMRRAARETEEQPQKLLPLYETPTEKNNQSVRVNKPFSYQEIQKIKEDLGDYLDDPEKYIRAFKGVTLLYDLTWKDVMYILGQTLTPESKTRVLGKAVAYGDEWLGNESVGKRENEIAALPTGNQAVPTIEPDWDYNTAKERWDQNHFVRCILEGLRQARSKPLNYGKLADIEQEEKEAPGKFLDRLREGLRRFTEIDPKSEEGKVILKDRFLTQSAPDIRRKLLKQAYGPNQSLDTLLQLAQTVYYGREYEKKKERQKKTKKKAEAFAMAMKNVLKQPEKSAQRGPGENRWACYYCGKEGHLRRDCPQASKPPPAPCPVCKGPHWKRDCPQRRRSPGSDSQDNQD; from the coding sequence atggaggtccaaacaactcctgtctcagtacgacctcagactactctggtttcagtagaaactcagaccatcgaagtaagagatgagatggaggacaggagacaaagagaagaagaaaaacaggtttctccaatctatccctgggatcatatgcgcagagcagccagagagactgaggaacagccacagaagctgttgcctctttatgaaacacccaccgaaaaaaataatcagtctgtgagagttaataagcctttctcttatcaagaaatacaaaaaatcaaggaggatctgggagactatttagatgacccagaaaaatatattagagcttttaaaggtgttactctgctttatgacctcacttggaaagatgtgatgtatatcttaggacaaacgctgactcccgagtcaaagactcgagttttgggaaaagcggttgcttatggagatgaatggcttggtaatgaatcagtagggaagagggagaacgagatagcggccctccccactgggaatcaggcggtcccaactatagaaccagactgggactacaacacagctaaagaaAGATGGGATCAAaatcattttgttagatgtattcttgaaggacttagacaggcacgttctaagcctttaaactatggcaaattggcagatatagaacaggaggaaaaagaagctcctggtaaattcctagatagactgagagaaggccttcgcagattcactgagattgatcccaaaagtgaagaaggaaaagtgatcttaaaggatagatttctcactcagtcggctccagatatccgccgtaagctattaaaacaggcgtatggaccaaatcagtctttagatactctgttacaactggctcagacagtctattatggtagggaatatgagaaaaagaaagaaaggcaaaaaaagacaaagaaaaaggcggaagccttcgccatggctatgaaaaacgttcttaaacagcctgaaaaaagtgcccagaggggcccaggtgaaaacAGATGGGCTTGCtactactgtggaaaggaggggcacctcaggcgggattgccctcaggcatctaagccgcccccggctccatgtccggtctgcaaaggaccacactggaagagagactgcccccagaggcgtaggtctcccgggtcggactctcaagacaatcaggactga